In one Hoplias malabaricus isolate fHopMal1 chromosome X1, fHopMal1.hap1, whole genome shotgun sequence genomic region, the following are encoded:
- the LOC136675627 gene encoding ceramide synthase 2-like isoform X1 yields the protein MGLDWRSMELFDEWLWRQEYWLPPGITWIEMAQMEDSPLPRHLLISLPLAFGFIALRWAFERTLAVPLSRLLGVKDRVRLSVSPAPSLETFYTKHSRHPAQSEVSSLVKQSGLTQKQVEVWFRHRRNQDRPSNTKKFCEASWRFVFYLISFTAGLASLIKTPWFWDQRECWRGYPLQPIEKVHYWYYMIELGFYWSLLLCVSVDVKRKDFKEQIIHHIATIFLLGFSYCANYIRVGTLVMLVHDSSDFLLESAKMFNYASWKKTCDSLFVVFAVVFLVTRLAVFPSKIIYTTLVLSMEVFEPFMGYYFFNVLLLILQALHIFWAWLILRMIYKFLFLGKLDKDERSDDESEAEDEAEDDGEEEEDQTSWKKRKVVLDSKLAMMTSSCVLNNLASQRANVCSRMPKSR from the exons ATGGGCCTAGACTGGAGAAG TATGGAGCTCTTTGACGAGTGGCTCTGGAGGCAGGAGTACTGGCTTCCTCCAGGCATCACTTGGATAGAAATGGCCCAGATGGAGGACTCTCCGCTCcccagacacctgctcatctctTTGCCTCTGGCTTTTGGCTTTATTGCCCTGCGCTGGGCCTTTGAGAG gaCTCTGGCTGTCCCTCTAAGTAGGCTGTTAGGAGTGAAAGACAGAGTACGATTATCAGTCTCACCTGCTCCAAGCCTGGAGACCTTTTACACCAAACACAGCAGACATCCTGCACAG AGTGAGGTCAGCAGTCTGGTCAAACAGAGTGGACTAACCCAAAAACAAGTAGAGGTCTGGTTTCGTCATCGCAGGAACCAGGACAGACCCAGCAACACAAAGAAGTTCTGTGAGGCAAG ctGGAGATTTGTCTTTTACCTAATATCGTTCACTGCCGGACTAGCATCTCTTATCAAG ACACCTTGGTTCTGGGACCAGAGAGAATGCTGGAGAGGATATCCACTGCAG CCTATTGAAAAAGTCCACTATTGGTATTACATGATAGAGCTGGGCTTCTACTGGTCCCTGCTGCTCTGTGTCTCAGTAGATGTCAAGAGAAAA GATTTCAAAGAGCAGATAATCCATCACATTGCGACTATATTTCTGCTTGGGTTCTCGTACTGTGCAAACTATATCCGGGTTGGCACTCTGGTGATGCTTGTCCATGACTCCTCAGACTTCCTGTTGGAG TCTGCAAAGATGTTCAACTATGCAAGCTGGAAGAAGACTTGTGACTCGCTGTTTGTAGTGTTTGCTGTGGTGTTTCTGGTCACCCGCCTTGCTGTGTTTCCTAGCAA GATAATCTACACCACTCTGGTGTTGTCAATGGAGGTGTTTGAACCCTTCATGGGTTATTACTTTTTTAATGTTCTGCTGCTGATTTTACAAGCCTTGCATATATTCTGGGCCTGGCTCATACTGCGTATGATCTACAAGTTCCTCTTCCTGGGAAAG CTGGACAAGGATGAGCGCAGTGATGATGAAAGCGAGGCAGAAGATGAAGCTGAGGATGatggagaggaggaagaggaccAGACATCCTGGAAGAAGAGAAAAGTTGTCCTAGATTCCAAACTGGCCATGATGACCTCTAGCTGTGTTCTTAACAACCTTGCCAGTCAGAGAGCTAACGTGTGCAGCAGAATGCCCAAAAGCAGATAG
- the LOC136675627 gene encoding ceramide synthase 2-like isoform X2 gives MELFDEWLWRQEYWLPPGITWIEMAQMEDSPLPRHLLISLPLAFGFIALRWAFERTLAVPLSRLLGVKDRVRLSVSPAPSLETFYTKHSRHPAQSEVSSLVKQSGLTQKQVEVWFRHRRNQDRPSNTKKFCEASWRFVFYLISFTAGLASLIKTPWFWDQRECWRGYPLQPIEKVHYWYYMIELGFYWSLLLCVSVDVKRKDFKEQIIHHIATIFLLGFSYCANYIRVGTLVMLVHDSSDFLLESAKMFNYASWKKTCDSLFVVFAVVFLVTRLAVFPSKIIYTTLVLSMEVFEPFMGYYFFNVLLLILQALHIFWAWLILRMIYKFLFLGKLDKDERSDDESEAEDEAEDDGEEEEDQTSWKKRKVVLDSKLAMMTSSCVLNNLASQRANVCSRMPKSR, from the exons ATGGAGCTCTTTGACGAGTGGCTCTGGAGGCAGGAGTACTGGCTTCCTCCAGGCATCACTTGGATAGAAATGGCCCAGATGGAGGACTCTCCGCTCcccagacacctgctcatctctTTGCCTCTGGCTTTTGGCTTTATTGCCCTGCGCTGGGCCTTTGAGAG gaCTCTGGCTGTCCCTCTAAGTAGGCTGTTAGGAGTGAAAGACAGAGTACGATTATCAGTCTCACCTGCTCCAAGCCTGGAGACCTTTTACACCAAACACAGCAGACATCCTGCACAG AGTGAGGTCAGCAGTCTGGTCAAACAGAGTGGACTAACCCAAAAACAAGTAGAGGTCTGGTTTCGTCATCGCAGGAACCAGGACAGACCCAGCAACACAAAGAAGTTCTGTGAGGCAAG ctGGAGATTTGTCTTTTACCTAATATCGTTCACTGCCGGACTAGCATCTCTTATCAAG ACACCTTGGTTCTGGGACCAGAGAGAATGCTGGAGAGGATATCCACTGCAG CCTATTGAAAAAGTCCACTATTGGTATTACATGATAGAGCTGGGCTTCTACTGGTCCCTGCTGCTCTGTGTCTCAGTAGATGTCAAGAGAAAA GATTTCAAAGAGCAGATAATCCATCACATTGCGACTATATTTCTGCTTGGGTTCTCGTACTGTGCAAACTATATCCGGGTTGGCACTCTGGTGATGCTTGTCCATGACTCCTCAGACTTCCTGTTGGAG TCTGCAAAGATGTTCAACTATGCAAGCTGGAAGAAGACTTGTGACTCGCTGTTTGTAGTGTTTGCTGTGGTGTTTCTGGTCACCCGCCTTGCTGTGTTTCCTAGCAA GATAATCTACACCACTCTGGTGTTGTCAATGGAGGTGTTTGAACCCTTCATGGGTTATTACTTTTTTAATGTTCTGCTGCTGATTTTACAAGCCTTGCATATATTCTGGGCCTGGCTCATACTGCGTATGATCTACAAGTTCCTCTTCCTGGGAAAG CTGGACAAGGATGAGCGCAGTGATGATGAAAGCGAGGCAGAAGATGAAGCTGAGGATGatggagaggaggaagaggaccAGACATCCTGGAAGAAGAGAAAAGTTGTCCTAGATTCCAAACTGGCCATGATGACCTCTAGCTGTGTTCTTAACAACCTTGCCAGTCAGAGAGCTAACGTGTGCAGCAGAATGCCCAAAAGCAGATAG
- the LOC136675628 gene encoding cortexin-1-like, whose translation MSSASAPADRPVIDLVAAYLGKMSRAPLLDYELQSMGPAAGSGATAGLPLASDTEQSTALCFVGLLLLILVFLLVRCFRILLDPYSSMPASTWRDHKDRLERGQFESAVV comes from the coding sequence ATGTCCAGCGCCTCGGCACCTGCTGACCGTCCAGTGATTGACCTTGTGGCTGCTTACCTGGGTAAGATGAGCAGAGCTCCGCTGCTGGACTATGAGCTCCAGTCCATGGGGCCAGCTGCAGGCTCCGGGGCCACAGCAGGGCTTCCCCTGGCCTCAGACACAGAGCAGAGCACAGCCTTGTGTTTTGTTGGCCTTCTGCTGCTCATCCTGGTCTTCCTGCTTGTGCGCTGCTTCAGGATCCTGCTGGATCCTTACAGCAGCATGCCTGCATCCACCTGGAGGGATCACAAAGACCGTCTGGAAAGAGGGCAGTTTGAAAGTGCTGTGGTGTAA